The following DNA comes from Musa acuminata AAA Group cultivar baxijiao chromosome BXJ1-4, Cavendish_Baxijiao_AAA, whole genome shotgun sequence.
TGGGCACCATTAATAATCCATCTCTCATGGTTGGTTTGGTGGCCTAGATTTTTATgcataagacaacttctcatggtTTGGTTTTTTATTCATGATACCACTTACTATGGcatgaatttttttcttctttttctacaGTCATGACTACATTTCAAAAGCCAGTTTCTTATAGCTTGACTTATTGATGGACAGAAGCTAAAATTGTCTTGgtttctcatgcataatataacttTTTGTTAGCTTTCTTGGTTTCAAATCTTAGCTTCGCAAATTGGTTTCTTATTTGTAAGGCAATCTCTAATGCTTAGATTCCTCCTGAGCAAGCTCATATGGCTCATTTTCCTCTTGACTCAACATCATATGGATTGATTCCATGGCTTATTTCTTATGTAAAGTCTGATCTCTAATGACTTGGCATCGTAACTTTCCTACATGTTGACATTTTATGGATTGATCTTTTCTTTACTAAATGGTTTTAATTTCTTATGTATAAGATGACCTCTAATGATTTAGatctttatgacttgaatttttttacTATAGTAGAAGCTAGGTGGCACCATGGGCTAAAATCTCAGCTGTTATCGATATTGGTCTGCAGCTGGACTGATATGGGACTGGTAGGTACATGTATGGGGTAGTAGCACAGCTGGGTATTGGTAAACTTACCGCTAGGTAAATCTGACACGGTAAGTTTACCGAGTGGTAACTCTGGTTTCTGACCTGATTGAGTGAAATTGCCTGATCCTCACACTGGTCTGCAGTCAGATGAGTAAAATTCAGTTGGTATGAAATTTGAATCCATGGATTGTATTACTCATAAACTAATTTTTTATTGCTCAGCTTCTTTTTTCTTGGACATGCTTGAGATTGTTTATTGCTTTATTTAGTGAATTGGAATCAGGGAAACACTAGGCATAAGTTAATCCCTTATAGCTTGGCACTAGTTGGAGTGGGCCAGTTATCCTTTGTTTTAGAATGACACTTCCTGATTTCCATCTCGGTGAGGTTCGGCTGTTTTCGGGACAGTTTTAGcctatttattttctttattttctttcttgaaaaaaaattctGCAGCAACACAGGGTCCATTTAACTTGTCACTCCAAAAAATATATCACACCCACAAAAATTCTACCGAGTAGTCAGGTGCTTTGTTATTAGTCATGTTCCTtaggaaaatacaaattgcttccATTTACCATGAAGTGCAATTTTGTTTACATTTTTCATGTAGTTAGTTCAATTGTTTTGGCATTTTTGAGGGATTATATCATTCAGTTCAACAGTTCCAAGGATAAATCCATAATCACCCACCTTTTGAGGAATACCTATAATATTTATGTACATTATGTTTCATTATGACTTGTTGGAAGTTAACAAACATAAGCCAGTCTACTTGTGATGAACAAGAGAAACATCTAGATTTTACGGACTCGATTTATAGGGATAACGTGATGATTGAAGTTTTAAATGGATTTTCTACTTAAGAAGTGAACATGAATTTAAATACTTTGCCTTACATCGAAATTCTTAATATGGTACCTAAGATGTGTTGATAACATGGATGTCATCTCATCTGAGATGATGGGGATATGATCTGTATTGGTTCTTATTGGGAGGTTCAAAGATAGTAAGAAAAAAATTCCTATTGGATGTTgcttgaaattttttaatattattacaaCTCTTGATTGAGAGTAGCCTGATATTGGATATTTTCCATGAATTATGCTGACTTTGTCCATTGAACTTTATCAGCATAATATGTTCTTTGGAATTTCTTGACTAATTAATTAGACTTGTGATCTTGCAATTCAATAGAATTGTTGGTAAGTTCAACTGACTTTATTTACCATGACCATGAAACTATAATGGCCTTGCTTTAGGAACTTTTATGCTAGAGCAAATGGCGATTTATTAGAGAGTTTCTAAGTGGACACTCACAGGCAAGGCACATTCTCAAGTCTATAGGCTCTTACCGCAGAAGGAAAGAGATGCTTGTACCTATTTATTGCATATTATACCTATTTATATAATTCATTCATGCTGATGATGATACTCTTAAGTACGGTTTGTTGTACTGATGCATACTGTCaggtacgggcagtacgtaccggttcgATATCAGTACACAGACCAACAAAGTCTGTACCGGGTGGTAAGGGTCGAAATTTGATCGTTATCGACCTGTACTAGTTGGTATACTCGGATTTCGACCATTGCAGACTTGTACTAGGCGATAATGGTTGAAATCCGACCATTACTAACCTATACCAGTCGATAACGGTCGGATTTCGACCGTTGCCGATCAAGGGttgagattgccctatttcaaatggtcaatttgacctttTGAGGCTTAGAAAagtgtttttaaaccctttcctccccctcTTTCAACGTATTTTACTCTCTcaaactctctcaaactcattttcacttatatctctctcttattctcccattttcactctcctaaacttaACAAAGCTACGATTTATGAATTTGGATCAAATTTAGGAGattaatttgggaggattaagaggaagaatactctaatcaagaggtatgtattctctttctagatttttatttatttatgacatgattaagcctattctatgtgGTGTATGACTTAACATTAAGGTccttaatgttgtgattagtgtgtttaatattaatttttttcaaaattagacacttaataagtcaaatctttatatttcatgcatattaaagattggatcatatgtttgtgatggtataatagatttaattagattttaattaagtttttttaatgttatgattagtgattctaatgatgatttaatcaaaattgatcgTTTGgatcaatttatattatttttgttaaaattatactaaatttatatttatttctaatttaaaaaccttaatctaactttttttctatttttcaggtatttttggaGGTTTTTTTGATAATTTTGGGTGTACCGTCGGTATGCCCTGGCGTATCGTCGGTATGCCTCGGTTGGCAGAGTGGATATGCTTCTCAAAGGGGAGCTATCTTGCTTTCATATGAAAAATAGATCTGTGATAGTCCTATTTTACCTCTCTGTTTAGCCTTTTTTTTCTAGGTACAAGAGTCTTAGTAAAGGCTCAAATTCTGGTCTACAAGTGGTCTGCAGAGGAAACTGAATAATAAGCATATTTTTCTGGAAAAATATTGACACTCAACTCTTCAAGCTGATAACTTATGATTTGGGCATGCATTTCAGTAATATCTTGCATGATTTTTTGCATGCTGTATTGGGATAAATGACATAGCTGACTAAAaattaattcattccaatcaagtTATCATGGACTTAAAAGTAATTTGGGAGGATCAGAAAATATGggttttttttaatttgttgaaAACTTAATTGGATGCTGAGGATCATGTCTAATTAAATAGCAGATTATGTTCAGTTTAGGTTTAAGGCTTATCTTCTTACAGTAACAATTTCTCATATTGGCATATTGCTTGCATGATATTGCTATTTATGATTGGATTTGCTACTAAATCTTGAAGTTGACTAAACTCATTTGATTAATTTACCTCCAGATTAAGTAGGTTATCTTTTATGCTAATGAAAATGAAGGGCAGACATGGCGGCTAAGAAATAGGTCAAGTACCAAATATATCTATCCAGATGGACGATATGCATATTGAACTTTGCTTATTTTTTTATTGTCTATAGATAAAAgacaaatataattaattacacCCTGGTAGTACTTGGTAAATATGTAGCTTTAATGGGAATTTTTAATTGAGGCTTCAACAAATATAATTAAAGAAAGCTGGTAATTCTTggcaaggttcgccataccgatgtgtaccgcccggtaccgtaccggtccgagaggcgaccggtacgcggaccgccctctaccgggcggtacaccaaaaaaagcctgtatcgggcggtaacggtcgaaatttcgaccgttaccgcccggtaccattcggtaacggtcgatttcgaccgttaccgcccgataccactcggtaatggtcgaaatcgaccggtaccactcggtaacggtcgaaatcgaccgttaccacactgtagcagtgctacagtgctccaacggtcaaattgaccgttgtagccatttctcctcctatttaaactaatcttctctcccctatttcattatacactcttaaactctctctcaaacatttcttttctctcataaactctataaaacaacgatttgtgaattcaatcgaggtaaatttgggaagattaagaggaagaactttctaatcaagaggtatgagtcaaactgctcgaggaactaccgatacccaacggtcacactcgtccgcccaacgtgcaaaggcaaaggggaaggcaatagcatcagttgcatcgttggaaagaatcgagtcgggcgacgagacaccttcacaatcacattctctttctcgttcggtccagagacatgacagcaacacggacaacagtgcctcaacagatgatggcggtgataccgggcagtcgttggtctcgtctgcacaacttgagggtggtgaatggactgaggagcaatattttacacatgccactcaagatttagatcatggaactcgacaaggtactggttaagtttatgcgcggaagggaaaggagaaggggaaggggaaggcagtggataaatatgaataaatgcgacagagcatacatgatatagacacagaaagagactcatcgtattcacagccatcgtattatgaagaattatatgggcaacaacagtatggtgatagttggtcatccttctctgagcaacagcatgatacagaacaacaccaatatatgcctcaagagctgcctcggacaaatatgatttatgacgatcaatctacgatcagtaccacattgatgcatcaatggcatacggtgtatcaatacactatgtcatgtgatcaatttcatgattgggtcaaacaaacgtatcatattgatatgtatcggatcgaggaccccgatccaccacccgtggaggcctgtcgttcgttttggtggtagaattaacaatcaggtatatctagatatatgattatttaattcatttgaattttagagtttatattgtaacaaaatagtctaacaattcaactgatttttctatagatatttcaatctataacgagctgaaatacgaacctcgaacaagactacctcaaagcccgaaaaagatatgtgatgctatttttaccaaatttacattaattttgctaaacttatattattactatatttatttgtaacttgaaaactctatcctaactttttttttaattttcaggtattttcggagggataaatcggtgaaatcaggtgtaccgagcggtacacctcggtataccgctcggtacgccgtaccgtaccgtaccgagccagcgtcgaaacgccggtacggtacggttcggCGAACCTTGATTCTTGGTAAGTATGTAGCCTTAATAGGATTCtttaattaatctaaaatgaACGTACATTTTCCCAAGTAATAGCTCCGTAGTAGATTCTTGTGAGTTCTAAGTGGATATTGTGCCTACTTGATGAAAGAGGAAAGCTGCtatatcaagttttttttttttttttggttctcaGATATACCAACTTATTTGATGGAAGGCTTCAAATGTTTATCGTCTGCTAATCTAAATTTTAGACAGGACCAAGTTTCAGATCCTTTAGCTTCGACCCCTACAGAAGCTACCCTTTCAGTATTAATTTGGTATAGTTGCAGACTCCTTTTTTTCCATATCCTCCTTGCTTTAAATTTAGGTAGATATGAACAATAGTCTTAAGTGTTTGATGACATGTGGATAATCTTTTTTTTCCCAATTGAGTTATCAgcagttttgttttttttttaactctttCTTAGCAGATATAGATATGCATTTGGATATACAGTCTGCACCATTTATATTTAATGATTGATATGGTTATGGAATGTGAAGATTGGCCGAGTCTTTTTCTTAAAAAAGACTTCTGACAAGCTTTTGGTTAAACTCTCTCATTTGATTATAGTTGCTGCGTGGATTGAAGTATATCCACTCTGCGAACATACTCCACAGAGATCTGAAACCTGGGAATCTTCTTGTTAATGCTAATTGTGAGCTCAAAATTTGTGATTTTGGTCTGGCTCGTACAAGTAGTGGGAAAGGCCAGTTCATGACCGAGTATGTCGTTACCCGCTGGTATCGGGCACCTGAGCTACTTCTCTGCTGTGATAACTATGATACCTCCATAGATGTTTGGTCAGTTGGATGCATCTTTGCTGAGCTGCTTGGACGAAAGCCCATCTTCCCAGGCACAGAATGCCTTAACCAACTTAAACTCATTGTCAATATACTTGGCACCATGAGTGATGCTGATATTGGCTTCATTGACAACCCAAAGGCTCGTAAATATATCAAATCCTTGCCATACACTCCTGGTGTTCCTCTTGGTAATCTATACCCAATGGCCAATCCTTTAGCCATTGATTTACTGCAGAAGATGCTTGTTTTTGATCCATCCAAGAGGATTAGTGTCACTGAGGCACTGGAGCACCCTTACATGTCACCTCTTTATGACCCCAGTGCCAATCCCCCAGCTGAGGTTCCTATCGATCTTGACATTGATGAAAATCTTGGAGAAGATTTGATCAGGGAGATGATCTGGAAGGAGATGCTTTACTATCATCCAGAAGCTTCTGCAAACACATAAGAATCTGTGCTTGTTATCAGAGCAAACTCCAGGCTTATAATTTATAAAAGTCCACTATTATTTTGTTGTGGCTGTTCTCTTGTTATGAGATATGTTCCAACAGTCTTTCCTGTAAATATTAATGTATCGTGTGCTAAGTGCATGTGGTGGGTGGTGTTCCTCATACTATATTAACACTTGTATGACTTGACTTTGCGATGCACTGCGAAGTTCACCATTCTTGATGATCCTAAAGCGCCCACATTAGATGTGGTACATATAATTGTTTGCTGGCCATTGATttcttgcagatttttaagtttCTGAAGTGTGTTCATCCTTCTGTTTCTAGATATGCTTCAGCATTTGGTTCAGAACTTATTTTGGATGGCTAATGTTGCATGGATGATAGTTTAGTCAGATTAAACTTGGTGCAATTTAGTGTTGACCATGTTTTGGCTGTATCATATTGAGAATGTTTAGTCTGCTGGTTCTGTTAATCTGTTTATATTTTCCTCTTTGGAGTACGTGCAGGATTTTGACTAGAGACCACAAGAGGTTATGGATGCTCTACGGGCACCAATTGAGGTTACTACTTTCTTAAGAGTTCCATTTAAAGTAGGCGTCTTTGTTAAATAGTTATGCAATGACAATGTATGATAGACTACTTTTTCATCATTTAAGAAATGTTTTGGTTCTCAGTCTGCTGTTCACCTCTTGACCTTCATAATATCCATCTTCAGTGTGAATTTGATACAAGTTCAATGAGCTTCTATTTTCTCACTAGATGGAGTCAGGTCTCCTACAATATTTATTAGTCCCAGGCTTTTCAAGTTAGAACAGAATTAGATTTGCCTGAGAAATAATATAAGAATCAGATAATAATTGCAGTCCAATTGTGAGGAAAATAAGCACTGAAAGAGATTTTGGTTTTTTAGTCAGGAAGATAATTGCTTGATTATTATCCTATCTGACCATAGAGAACCTTTTGTGATGGCTTCATCAATCTTGCCATGCTTCTTTTTTATGACTGGCTTTGATTTTATGTCTTTGATGTCGACTGATTATGATATCTTCTCAACACTAATGGAGGTTGCCTGAAGTCAAATTTTGTTGGATGCCGAATCATGTTTGTATTATAAGCATAAGGTTGCTGTTAACTACATGTAGATTCAACATTTTGTGTTGCCATATCTTTTGTTGAAAGTATCCAAATGAATCTTCTTCTTTTCTGGTTTAGATAGATTTAGGAGGTGTCACCAATCGTTCATTTGACTGTCTTCAGCGAAGGTACGCTAACCAAGCATCTCGTTGAAGCTAGATAAATTGTTTCTGATTCCAATTTTTGAAATCTTAGATTATGAGGTCATTAAATCTGAAATCTAGTGATGTTTAGTTCATCTGCTTCTTTTTATGCATGCATCAACGTGAGTGTTATTGTTTGTTCCTATTATGCTACTTCAATGCCTGGGTTGCACTTTCATGACTTGTATTTTTTTAAGGATAAGACTGTTTATAGCGAAGGTTTAGGATCCATTTGGAGACAAACCAAAGAGGATCTGTTAAATAGTGTGAGAGAGTAGTTTAACCTGAATGCCACTGAATAGATAAAGAATGTTCATGTTAGTCCAGTGACTCCTTTTTATCAGTCATGAAAAGGTGAATGTTTGTATCTgatatttctttttcttggtCCAGAACTGAAAGAAAAATATTCTTCGAGTGTCTGTATGCTACATTATTTTACATATCCTCACAAAACCTTCATCACTAAGCCTTTgtcctcttcttttctctttgGAAATGGTGCATGGAGTACAGTGGCTTTTTGAGAGCAGATCCATGTAGGGTTGGGCAAAGGATAAAGCTGTGGTTGTCACTGCCCCATGTCTTGCACTGTGGGGCATATGATGGTCGCTGTTTGCAGTGGAAGATGAGGTGGAGATAGTAGTGGCTGATATAAggtgaaaaaaaaagagaggtctTAACGAAAGATATTTCTTAATGTGGGACATTGGGAGGCCCTTCTTCTTTTGAGGTGTGGCATCAAACCTTTTATGTGAAAGGATGCAAGTGAGACTTGATGTTATAAATTGTAGCTTTCTTTAAAATGATTTGGCCTTTGGTGAACAAGAGAAAAGGCCAAGGGTTTCAAGGTTTGGATCATCACAAATCCATGGAGCTTTATTCTTCTCATTAGCACAGACATGAATTGTCCATGCTGCAAGATAAAGAGTTCCAATTAGATACCAGATTGTTATTGGACAGAAAGAAAAGGTGGGAGGATGAGATGGAGAGGTGCAAGATTGGATATGGAAGAGGGGGTGGAGAAGTTGGAGAGGACAGAACATGTTATGCTATTAGGATTTCTCTTCAGTGTCTCTTCCTTCCCTTGATTGTGACAAATGGATAGAAAGATTGTCATTTCATGAACCATTTCTTTTGTCTCAGTCTCATTTCCCCAGTAGGAGTTGTCACTCAAACACTTACATTATAATGAGCTTGACAAAGGAGGCCTAGAGATTAGGATATAGGTGAGAGAGTTAAAACTATTGGAACTAATCCTCAATTTTCTTTTCCTGCTTGTCATCATGACAAAATAGTAAAAATATAGTTGTCTCATGAATCATATCTTAGGCCTCTTAgtttctttgcaatacaagatttTTGATGAAGTGTTTGAAACTAGTTGAATCTGATGTAACTATACAAAGGTTGCTAAATGTTATACCAGTCTATCAAATGGATGACCCACTTGTGAGATGATTGAGCTGGTCTGCATCATCTCTGTGCAGTCTTTTTCATGTGGTCAATCTCTTTAGGCAAACAGTGCCATATCTTTCATCACCATTAATGAACACCCACCAAACATATTACAGTTTAAGTATGATAACCTGCAaaatcttcttttcattttgtTGATTAGAGGGGTCCAAGAAAAAGAAGTTATCAGTACTGGAGGCAAAAAGTATTCACCAATCGGTACATTTGGATTCTATTAGAAGACTCCTAAGAACATGGAACATATTCTCATGAACACTAATGATCATCAATCCTTCTCTGCAGAGAGTTCTGTTTCTGTCATCTCCTCCATATGAGCTCTACACCAATGATGATCTGCAAAGTCAGTTTAttttctatcttcttcttcttcctcttcaagcAAAATCTGTCTGAGAGCATTATGTTAAAGCATCTGAATTGGTGAATTTGGTGGGTGCATCATCTTTGGAAAGGTTATCAGTGATAGATCACAAAATGTGATCATCCTTATCATAATGCAATGTGAATGTAATTAAAATTTACTGCGTGGACTGTGGAGTGGAGACAATTAACAGGCTCTGAAAGTTTCCATGTGCTTTAATACCACCAGAACTAAGTTTATATATATTGTTTGGCTAGGTTAAATGTATCTGAGAGCCTCACCAGTCCATTTAGGTGGAGAACAACTCCATGATCCC
Coding sequences within:
- the LOC135645793 gene encoding mitogen-activated protein kinase 4; its protein translation is MAMLVDPPNGVGNQGKHYYSMWQTLFEIDTKYVPIKPIGRGAYGIVCSSINRETNEKVAIKKIHNVFDNRVDALRTLRELKLLRHIRHENVIALKDIMMPAHRRTFRDVYLVYELMDTDLHQIIKSSQALSNDHCQYFLFQLLRGLKYIHSANILHRDLKPGNLLVNANCELKICDFGLARTSSGKGQFMTEYVVTRWYRAPELLLCCDNYDTSIDVWSVGCIFAELLGRKPIFPGTECLNQLKLIVNILGTMSDADIGFIDNPKARKYIKSLPYTPGVPLGNLYPMANPLAIDLLQKMLVFDPSKRISVTEALEHPYMSPLYDPSANPPAEVPIDLDIDENLGEDLIREMIWKEMLYYHPEASANT